AAgtagcccacacccaaactcacCTTTAAAAGAACAAAGTCCAAATATATCTTCAATAGTCACACGTGTTACATGGGGAAATAAAGATAACTGACTATACAGGGGAAATAAAGCACTAGCAACTACATCTGTTTCAAATGCAGCAGTCTGAAGTACTGTAACAATAGCAGGTACAGAATTTCCTAGCTTAAGTGTGAATTTTaaattgacagtgtctctttaacaTGGCTAGCAGAGATAACAGGTTCCTGTGTAATATGCTCCATTTTAATCTTGTCAGCCGAAAATGGCATCTCTTCCATATTAACTATGAGTGCTTGAAGTCACTGTCTAACTTTATGGAAGTCATGTATGGCGCTCACGTCACTACCAGCTGGCTGGTACAATCCTTTTTGGGCAAAAGTTTGGTTGCCCTTAAGCATCTGAAGAGCCCAAATCTTGCCATCAGATTACTTTCCTGAATAATGGAATTATGAAGAATTTTGCTTTAGCTTCTCTAATATTAAATAGTCATTTGTTGTAATTCCTACTATTTGAACAACAGTGGAGTGTAACACAATATCTGCGAATGCCCTAAGTTCCCAGGTTCAATTGGAACATTCCATAGATGACAGCATTTTTCACAAGTCTTTAGATTTTGAAGCATCACAGAATTCAAATTTGGATACCCCAGAAAGTTTTCATTTTACTTGACTGTTCAAGCATCTTTCTTCAGAGAAAGAGGTTACTCAAAATAAGCAATATTAAATgtgaaaaaacaaattctgagTATTCCTCCAGGTTCTTCCTAAAATATTATTCAGTTTTAGTTCAGACAAAGGCAAACAAACAGTTACTGCAGAAGAGCTTTGCTTAGACATGAAGTGCAAACACTggttgagagagagaatgacaagCTCCTCTGAGCAAAGTCAGTGAACAAAGGTTAGAGCAGAATATAGATTCTGTATTCTGTGATAACATAGTGACCTCCTAGTATACTCACTGGAgacatttatattttcttcagCAACTTTATTTAAGAAGGTCTGAAAGTTAGAAGATGATACACTCAAGTTCCTTTTTATGGTTTGCAGTGATGCTTTTTGCTAGTGAGCAAAACTGAGGAGTTGCAAGGGTAATAATCTCTGCACTTGCCTCCTACCCCTAGGATGGAGAGTCAAAGAATGGgaccagtattttttttttttttttttttttttaagaaagacaGGCACAATTCAGCCAAGGTGCACAATGACTTGTGCTCTGCTGCTGCAAAGACAACAGAGGAAACACAAAAGTTGAACATTCAACATCAATTATGCTCACACACCACGCATAGGTGAACTCCTACTATACAACCCAAAATTTGTCAAATTGCAGGTATGTCTCAGACATTTGGATAATGAGGGTTTACATGTATCCTGTTGaggtcaagtttttttttttttttttttaagaggatcATCAACATTCACCAATTAGAAAAGAATAGAACATATCTGAGAGTACCTCTACGCTGCAATTCAACACCTATGGCtaacctgtgccagctgacatAGGCGcatgctatggggctgtttaactgcagtgcagatattcaggctcgggctggagcccaggctctgggactccatgacggggggagggtcccagagcccaggttccagcccaagatCACAAGTAAATAGCTCTGTAGCCttagtcagctgacacaggccagccctgggtgtttatctgaagcatagacataccctaaaagctAAGAGGATGTGCTCTAATGGCAAGAGTTCTTGATAGGTGGCCCAGATTTCCCTGGATTCCAATCGTATCTGAGCAACTGCCTCATTGCATGATAGTAGGAAATTCATTTGACTCCACCATGGaacccaccctcccccaaaaaaatcaGCTGTAAAACAGAAAAAGCAACAACTTCTCTGATAACCAGGTGCTGTACCCAAGCAGGGCTTTTATAGGCTTTGTAAAAAAGAATATAAGGATTTGATGGCAAAATGCCTATAAATACTTTGCTATACATCCCTTGAACTTTACTTATATTTGGTCTCCTAGATGCAATGGTACTTACTTCTTCAAACTCAGGACACAAAATTGTTATTTTATAGTTCCCATTTTCAGTGTTACATTCCTTCgttcaaaatgaaatgtaataTATAGAGGATCTCTGactcagtttttttttcttggtatacttctccctccctctctaaAGCCCTGGATTCTTGAGGAACATCAAAGGGTGATCTTTCTGGTCTACAGGCCCCTCAAACATTCTGAGCACACAGGCACTGTCACTGGGTGTGCGCTGGCTATTTAAGGCAGACTGTAGATGAAGCATGACCCAATCCTGGCTCAGTGTGAAACGGGCCTTCTAGGAGATCTAGTCTTCAGAGGGATTCTGGGAATTGTAGGCTACTGAAATGCATGCTTTCTACCAAGAGAGATGGGGAAGCAGTCCAGGAGATGGTACGGACAAGGGCTGGCACAGAGgcctgggagaagagagaggagctCTGGGAAGGGGTAAAGCATGAGAAGGAGAAAGCATGAGGTAATACAGAAATGATGTGGGTAGCAGGCCTGCTGCTGGCACCTGTTTAGGGACCCAGACTGGGGCTTCCAGCAAGGGTGGGAAGAAGTGCCCTGCTTCATTCCCAGGTATTAACAGGGGGTGAGAATTGAGGTCCTGGGAAGGAACTGCTTAGACTGAGGAGGATGAAGAGACTGGCTAATCTTTTACAATGGAGTAGAAGACAGAGCTTGAAGAGGACCAACGGATTGCATTATATTTAGTTTGGACTTTTCTGGTTgccctagaacaggggttctcaaattgggggtcatgacccctcaggggacTGCAAGGTTATTAagtgggggtcatgagctgtcagcctccacccccaaactcctctgtttccagcatttataatggtgttaaatataaaaaatgtgtttttaatttatgagggggatcacactcagaggcttgctgagtgaaaggagtcaccaatacaaaagcttgagaaccactgccacagAAGGAGAGAACATTTGCTTGGTCAGAGGGTTACACTACAAGAAAACGCCTCCCCTCATTAACCTATCCACCGAAACCTCGAATCTCTGCACCAGTCAAAGGAAGACTACTGACTCGTAAAGGGAAATGGAAGCCTGGATGATGGGATGCCAGACTAGATAAGTAATTTTATTATTAGAGCCCAGCAAATCTGGaaatatccgctttatatccatggatgtGGATATCTGCTAACCACGTTTGAGGATGGCAGACTGGAtgcagatataaattttgtatccatgcagggctctacttatTATAGACCCTTTTAGTGTATGTTTTAGAAAAGCCTTTTAAGTTTTTGCTTTCATGTGGTCCTCAATGCTTTATAAGATTTGATATTTAAATAGATACTGCACATGGTAAGAGATGAAGAGCAGACAGCCCAGGAGtagaaatctgtggggaaagTGAGTTTCGAAGAACGAGGATATTAGGTACACACAGAGGGATTTTGTTTTAGGTGCAGGAGCTACATGAAAAAACATGAGACGTTATGATGGCCAGAGTGTGAGGAGGTGTATGACATTTGAATAAAGTTGACTACATCAGCCTTACAGGTCATTTTTCCAATAACTAAACAGCTTATAAAGTAATTGAGGACTCATCCAAAATGCAGTTAAATGTATATCATTTTCTTCAGACTACAGCAGTTGCAGAAAAATACTATAAGAGTGGAATATACAGTGGGATTGAAGAGTCTCAAAATGGTAACAGTTAAGTGACTTGAGGTGGTAGTCTATAAGGCCAGTTACTAAGACCAGAATTTACAGTGAACACTAAAGAGAGGGACTGCTTGAGAATTTCTGTTCTTTACCATGTTCAGAAACTCACATTAATTAAGCTTTTATCCTATCAAGACAGGGAGAAGGCTACACAGAGATCACTTCGCTCATCAGTGAAATGCAGACACTTGCATCTGGGGTGGAACACAATTGCTATTTTGCAGTGTAGAAACACTGCACAAAGATTGCAGACACTGAGTAAGGCATGTTTACTCCATTGAAACTACCAGGAAACAAACACGAGAAGGAATGTAGTTATCCAAGCTGGAATTTGGGCAAGACACAAGGTTAGTAACCCAATTCTTACAAACAGACCCCTGGATTCTTTATTTCAAATGGCCAGTAAACAAGACGAACAGTAGCGATTCTAGGTGTCAAGTCTACTGAGGAATCCATGTAGCACATTATCTAACACCAGCTCTTCTACAACTCACCATATTTTTTTGGCATGAGAAGCTACAGAAGTGGTTTTGAAATGTAGACCCATCAGTATCTTACAGAGGCTCCCTCTTAATTTTGAACTCCTGACACCACTTATGAATCACAGAATTTAAATTTCTAAGAAATACAAGCACAAGCATTTCAGTTAGCAGGCAATGTAGCAACATTACTCACCCATAGTGACATAGGGCAATTTGTCAGTTGATCCATGGGGATAGATGCTGTAAAGGTGGGGTCCAGAGACATCTACTCCCCCTAAAACCAGAGCAGCACCAATGTAACCTTGATACCTGTTGAACAAAGTACAAGCATGAATTTAGACATTGATAAACTTAATTTTACTTTAACATAACATATGCATTCTAAAAACTGAAGTACTTTCTCATTATTATAACAGGTTGTTTCTCCATGCATAATAACCTAAATGTATATCTTTCAAAAACATGCCAGTCCTATTAGCCAATATTAAATACAGACACCTTATTTGGTCTAGTTaatctgcccccccccttttttttttttaacatcattatacaaattaaaaataactgtgtGGCTACCTATCAGGAGCACTCTGCAAATGTTAGCAACGTGTGATGACTCGAATTAAGAAAAATTAACTCTAGTGCATAGAAAGGTACTGTAGTATTAAACCGCCATCACCTGAAACTGGAGAATTAAAATGTTCAGCTGCAGCAAATGTGCTGGACCTCAACTGGCACACTTGCTGTGCTAGAGCACTACTATCCTGTGCACGCCTTCTTTCGTTAATAGAAAGAGAAGCCAAAAAGTTAACTTTTTCAGGTCTTACTTGAAGTATCGTAATTCCTGCATTTGaaacaggtttttattttattggaaagAGTTTAGAAATGCATGCCCTTCTCCACCTCTATTTTTAGTCTTTGGTTGGTCCAAATGTCTGGATTGCTTTTAATGACTGTCACATGACAGCCCGTTGGAACAGCCAAGCTGACCAACAGCAAGCTGCCAACCTGATAACCTGAATTACTGTAACTCATCCTGACTCCAGATCACTTGGtttcatggaattttttttttcttcttcttcctccttcttccATCCCAGACTTTAATTTTCTGGGAACTTTCCTGATTggtggaaactttttttaatcacatgcaCATACTTCGTTCTTTCACCTTCCACCCACCCACAATTTACTTATGGAAAACACTGTATTAAAATAACACtggcatgatttaaaaaaagtgatGGAGAACCTGCCCTCAGTCTGTTTAGCCTGGAAAAACTGGTAATGTGGTTTAAATACCCACCCACATAAAACAATGCTTGATTCTGATGGCAAACCCATCAACTGAAACTATTTTAGGATGAATGCCCTACAATTTCCAAGTGAAACATTACATTTTCTTTGcatgtctccctccctcccccttccccaaacaaTAACCAAAAAGTCTTTGGCATATTGGCCACCTGGAAAATCTGAGGACCCCAGCCTAAATAAATATTCAATATCAAAGTGACAATGGGTGTATTGattgaattaattttaaattaaataaaaacaagttttaaatttaaatgaagatgCTGCAGAATTCCCAGTCTTTGGCAAAACGGTTCCTCATATACTCTGACTCCTTGCTGCATAATTTAGATCCAGTTTACTAGGGCTGGCTGTACAGCTGTGAGGAAGGTTACAGCAAAGAGGGAAAACATTAAGATCAGGAAAGTTGTACTTCGTAAGTTTGTTTAGAAAAATGTAGCAAATGTCAGttgaggggactggactacataAGTCAAGAATAAGTTTCTACTGGTGGTAGTCTTTCAGAACCTGATCATTCAAAAACTCTCTCAGCAATagataatgccactaaaaatacAAACCTCAGCTATTAGACGCTTAAATAATTCAGCAGCTAATTGTATTCTATGGAGTGTGTGTAAATACCTAATCTACCTTTGTATCTCTTTGCAAAGCTATATTTGAGAGGATAACGTTGAAGGGAGAAATGGGAAATCCGAATGGTTTTGAGGGACTTTGTATATTCCTCTATCATCCTGCCTCTGCCTTCACTGTTTGGCTGGGATAAGTGATCCAAACAAATTGAGGGAACACTGGACTAGCAGTAAAGAAGGGTCTAGTATTTCAAGACTCagtttgtttttccagttttgccactgactctgACCTTGGATCAAGTTATTCAACCTCTGtcttatacccattttacagatggggaaaataacaCTTAGCTACACTGTACCTGAAAAGTGGTGGATGTTTAAATAATGCTTGTAAAAATTTAAAAGCACAGTCTTGTGTCAAAGGACCCATGGGTGAAGAGTGCTTCTGACGTGTCATGTAGTATTACTGTCTGTATAAAATTGTTGTATTAAATTGTAATCACTTTGTTTCAGTGCTTTGATAAGAGACTGTGTTTTTAAATTCACCACATACAGTGCAGGAAATGGAAAGACAACTCAGATTGTTTCTTTGCTTCTGTCTgacaaagaaaaatgaacaaaagtGCATGGCAGTTTTATGATAAAATACTGATATACTTTTGACTTCGGGTCAGTGTCTGCAAGGAATTCATGGAGTTACCTGAAAAGCATCTGTTTGAGCATTCGGTTAGCTGTGACAACTCTCGGAAGCCGTCCAGTAGACAAGGAATGGAGCTCCAGATTGGAAGAGATCAGCTGAGTTGTCATGTCAGTGTCTGCAGCTGTCCCAGCACCACAACAACTGGAAAACATTTTTAGCAAGTCACCAAGTTAAAAACTCTTAAACACTGTATTTAATTAATATCCCTCTTCTTTCAGTCACTAGACATGGAACTGACTCTAACCTTCCATGAAGTGTAAAACAGGCAGTGCTACTTCCAAGGTGGATACCAGCTATTCGGAGAGGTAAAATTAAGATTACTTTATTTAATGTGATAGATTTTCATTGTCTCCTCCCCTAGTTTGCTTTGATTTAATCCAATTCACATAACTGTTATAGTTTCCTGTCCCTTTTACTATACAAAGACCACTCACATGCATTCAGAGTTAACAATAAGCATTTTCTTTGACAGAAAGAAGTCTTTCCAATAGCAACTGTAGGGTATGATGTTTAACTGCTTCCTATTTAGATACTCCTGCAGTTTTTTCAACACGAGCGTTACAGCCTTATGCTGGTACAggagaaaaaattaaattaacaagATACTAACCGTGAAACTAACCAACCTGTTTTCATTGTCTGGCATGAATGACTaccaaaaggaaacaaacagcatTACTGGTGAAATTAACTACCATTTTAAAGTTCTCACCTTTAATCTGAAGTATTAGCAATAAGGTGTACAGTTTACGAGAATCAACACTAAAATTACACTTAAAGTTTACTTACATTAAAACTGACAGTTTTAATACTTACTAGATATTAGGAGAAATGAAGTGTATTTTTGAACAGTTCTTGTCAGCAACAACCATCCCCTCAGTTGCTCTTGTATCTGCTCCAAGGACTATACCATCCTACAGAAAAGGTGAGAAACTTAAAATCAAAACTTTGACAAGATTTAACATTATTTTACTGCTCATGTTACAGTAGACTGTAATATGCAATGACAATGACCACTGTCACTTTCTGCAATTCTCACAATAATAACGTACCTTTCGAGAGAAAGAAAATGGTAAATACTGGGCTGCAGAAGAATTTGTAATGGACAGACGTTCCCGCAGCACCAAAAAGAGACTGTCACCATCAAATATACAGCAATGTGTCAGGAAAGGGCAAGCACTCTAAAGAGAGCTTGTGAGTAAAGAGAGCTGACAGAGTAAGTCAGCAGTGGACTGAATGCCGTGTTCAGCTGAAGAAGACGATTTCGGAACTTCCAGTGAGGTGACAGGCTAGCAGATCTTAATTGAAGAGGTAAGATTTCATGTTATTTTCCAACTAGGTTTCATATTGTGAGCATCACCACAGTATCTCTTGCCACCTGAAGGAACAGCCAACCCAGATTACAGGCCAGCTGTTGCCTCAGCAAGAGTGTGGAGTTTGGCTTTTAAAGTGCAGTGACACAAGAgactaaacatttcatttcatctCATCTCTAACTTCCAGATAAAATATGATCTATTTAGAGTTTAATGCATGATTATTCCTAAGTATGAGACCTGTATAGGCCACCTGGGATGTAATTCTGCTTTTCATCATCATCAGAATAGAAGATTCTGCAAAGAGAATTTAGCTGACTATTCTCCTGATAAACAACAAGGAAAATAGAATGCAGATCTCTCTTGATGTATTCACTCAACAGCCCCACAAAGAACTCATGTGGGTAGACAAAGCAGAAGTCTCCCCCCATTTACTGAGGGCAAAAACCCCTTATGCAACAGCTGCTAACCCCAGAAAATGTGAAGAGCTGAGTCCATTACAAACATCTTCCTGTGACTCTTAGCTGCTCCGTGTTGCACTCGGATGTTACAGTGACGGGGGCCCCAGGAGCATGTGCCCGAGGAAACGAGGTAGAGGAGCAACCTAATCTCACCTTGAACACAACTCCAGCAATGGTGGTGCCTGTCTTCCGGGCTGCAGGGAGCCGAAGCCCCTTCTTAGTGAACTCTGCCTCCAGGAGCGCATTCCTGGAACGAGGAGCCAAAGGCAGAATAAGGAGACATGGCACCTTCACAAGCTAGGCTTTCATCGTTTCCTACGCCTCCCTCCCCAGTTGGCTGaactgcccagcccccccccgccggcccggccccgccccgccccgcccccacaccaccgggccgccccgccccgcccccacaccaccGGGCCCCCCCCGTTCCCGCCAGCCCGGCCCCGCTCCCACACCACCGGGCCCCGACCCCCGCCCCAGGCTGAGCGCCCTGGATGAGGGGAACGAAACACCCCGCTCCGCTGCGCCAGGCGGGGCTGCCCCACGGCTCAGGCTCCGCAggccgggcccctccaggcagCCTCCCTGCGCGGCTTGCCCTGAGCCGCGCTGCCGGCGCCGGCCCGCTCCCCTCTCCAAGCGCCCCGGTCCCGCCGCGCGCCCCCCCCGGCCCTCACCGGGCGCAGTTGTCGAAGCCGAAGCCGCTGCTCGGAGCCTGGAGCACGGACACCGCCGCCATCTTCCCGCCGCCGGGTGCTGCCGGGGCGTGACTCAGCGAGCGCCGGCCGCGGAACCGCTTCCGGGTCACCGCCGCTCTCCTGCCCCGGAGCCGGAAGGGCCCGGCCGAGGCCTGGTCCTGAGGCGCCCAGGCCCGAGCCTGCGGTGACGCCCACCCGCCCGGGGCTGGCTGCAGAATCGGGCCCTTGGAGGCCGGGCGGGGCCCAGGCCCGGGCCGCTCGGGCAGCCCGCGCCAGGCCCCGCGCGAGTCACGAGCTGCGCGTCGCAGTCCCGGGAAAAGAGCAGgcgaggacttgtggcacccgcGAGACTAACCGATTACCCGAGCCTCAGcgttcgtgagctgcagctcgcTGCATCGGATGCACTCCCTGGGAAATACAGGGGGGAGACTGATCTACACAGAGACcgcgaaacaatgggtgttaccgggCACACTGTGCCGAGAGTGACCACTTAACATGAgctaataccgggggggggggagaaaaccctttgtagtgataatcgaggtgggccatttccagcagttaacaagaacgtctggggggaataaacaaggggaaatagtttactttgtgttatctgatttgtgtccatttattcttttacgcagagactgtccagtttggccaatgtacatggcagaggggcattgctggcacatgatggcacatatcacattggcagatgtgcaggtgaacgagcctctgatcgtgtggctgatgtgattaggccctgtgatggtgtcccctgaatagatatgtgggcacagttggcaacgggctttgttgcaaggataggttcctgggttagtggttctgttgtgtggttgctggtgactatttgcttcaggttggggggctgtctgtaagcaaggactggcctgtctcccaagatctgtgagagtgatgggtcgtccttcaggatagaggttgtagatccttgatgatgcattggagaggttttagttgggggcctgaaggtgatggctagtggcgttctgttattttctttgttgggcctgtcctgtagtaggtgacttctgggtattcttgtggctctgtcaatctgtttcttcacttcagcaggtgggtattgtagttgtaagaatgcttgatagagatcttgtaggtgtttgtctctgtctgaggggttggagcaaatgtggttgccacactatcagaggctcgttcacctgcacatctaccaatgtgatatatgccatcatgtgccagcaatgcccctctgccatgtacattggtcaaactggacaatctctacgtaaaagaataaatggacacaaatcagatacggctgctactctgaaaacaatcCTGGGAGTCTGGGGAacggggcagcgggggggggtgtcatttGGTTTCTGCTTTTGGAGCCTGCAGGCCCCACTGGGCCCCCCTTTGGAGCTTTCTCGTCAGGCACGGGGCCAGACGCGTCTTTTCCCGTTGAGGATGAAACCGCCTGGCCGCTTGACTCCAGGAGACGGGGGCTTTGAGGAGAATGAGGCTCACGACAAACTCCCGAGAGTTGGCCATGCTGCGGGGCGACGCGCACCCTGTTCTGAGCAGGGTGTTCACAACTGGAAGGCAGGGACATGTGACTGGGGCCAGCTTTTTCCCATGTGATTTGTAAACGATTTTGCCAGGGGTTTTTTTCACCTCTTTAATATTCACTTTTTACAAATACCCTAGTAAGGAAGTATATAGGAATATTCACAGAAACAGCCAATTTAAGCAAGTATTGCAAGAGTACATAGGTTTTATTTTGTAATAATGCCTATCTGCACACACTCCAGATTCTAGGAATTATGCTCATCCATTAAGGAAACTGAGCTGAAAACCCTGGGGCACACCTGGGAACCATTGAAAGGCTTGCCacaaacagacaggagtggaggaactTCATCGCTGCCCTAAATGCAAGAggcataatgggaacatgatgatgattaaGGAAACAGAAGCAGCTCATGTGGCTTGGTTAACCAATCAAAACATCTTACGTTTCGAATAGCAAACAGTCTCAGTGAAATGCTCTCAAATGAGATGCAGACCAAGAATCATGTTCAAATAAGTACATTTGAGACAATCACAGTTTGTTCATGGGTAATGGAGTAGGTGGTGAAAGTTATTGAATACATTATTCATCATGAATTATTCTCCCAGctctaaaaaaaacaacaaaaacccaccagCAACAACTATGGGTGATGATGAGACATGTTCTGAAGAAATGTCAGCTGAAGTGTATGCCTGACTATAGGTGTCAATATGCTGCAGGCTAAGACCCTGATCAttgcatgtgcttagctttactaccatgagtagtctcattaaaatcaatgtgaTTGTTTCTGGTAGGAAAATTAAGTACATGCATAAGCATtgtcaggattgggacctaactTGCTGAAGTTGTAAACCTTGCCATGGAACCTGGTCCTATTGCgttgggagcaggatcaagtgTGAAAGATCGTAGGTTATCTCTCGAGCTCTGTGTGACCAGTGCATTCTGCTCTAAATGGGTGGAGAGCTGAAGGTTTCAGAGTGAGAGATAAATTCAATAGCAAAGGATTGGCCACCATCATGTAAAGCCTTTCACAGTAAGGGAACCGAAGTAAAGCGGCAAAAGGAGGGTGATTCAGGAGGTATACCAaaagaaaagttgttttaaaagacAAGGCAGCACAGTGTTCACCAATTGTGAGTGTGCATCATTAATCATGGGTGGCACGTGATTCCACCGTTTGGGGAGGCTGCACACACCTGGACTGTGGTCTCCCCCTGAGGCCCGCCCCCACTTAGCCTCCTCCTGCAGAAGCCCCACTGATGCTCCACCCCTGTCCCTAGTCAGCCCCCTGCTTGAGGCCCCCTCCACCACCTGGCCAGCCCTTCACGGTGcctctttgcccctcccccaccctcccattggCCGGCCAGCTGGCCACTCACCTCTCATGTggatggagtggggatgggaagaagcagagtcttgtgggaagaggaggagtgggaCCAGGACCTTGGGGTGGAGTGCAGGTAAAACACCTATCCTTTTGACAGCAGTGTACTCTAAAAGTGGTGGGccggcttagcctcccctggcctgttaTACCAACTGCCTATGTCTGGTTTATTTGAATATACCTCCAAAAAAAGGACTTTGTTCACCGTTTCTTGTCTCATCCTGTACTTCTCACCATCAGCTGATCCTGTCTTTCACCCACTCTCACCAGCCTCTCACTTTGGTAAAGACTAAACTACTGGAGCTCTGGCCTCAGCAGCTACCAGTTGCCACTCCCAAGGTGGGGAGGAAAACAACTGTGTCTGCATCATTAAACATGatacatttatgaatgggattatatggaCTGGATGACCCAagagggcccttccagccctatgtccTAGCTTCCTATTTATACAGAAAAGGAGAAGGGatctatacatttaaaaaatcctcatccatatttaaaaaaaaacacaaggaaaAGCCACAGGTAAAACCAAGAGAGAAAGTTGAAATTGTAAAGGGGAAACAAATGATCAAAGGGGGCTATGGAGCTTCTTCTAGAGACAGTCAGTCAAACCTGTAAAATGAGAGCAAACAGCATAGGCACATGAAAGCCATTGAGTAGAGTAAACTTGATTAAGTgttagaccctgattctgcaaaaacTTGCATACACACTGTGAATCAtttaattgaagtcaatgtaacTACTTggtacataaagttaagcaagtcTTTGCCAAATCAAGGCTTAAGACTTCCAGGAAATTAGCTCTATCCTAGTGATTACTCGTCTGATGCTGCTTTAACCAACCACCAGCTGCTGAATTTCTGATACTGTTGTTGGTTTGGGAGAGAGCAGCTGGGGTTATTAATCCAGCTGGAATATATCAAGCAGAATAGCCTCCCCAGGCCTTTTGAAGAGGAGAGATGGTAGAGCAGTTTGTGAGACTGTAGTGGTAGA
This genomic window from Chelonia mydas isolate rCheMyd1 chromosome 16, rCheMyd1.pri.v2, whole genome shotgun sequence contains:
- the PSMB7 gene encoding proteasome subunit beta type-7, whose product is MAAVSVLQAPSSGFGFDNCARNALLEAEFTKKGLRLPAARKTGTTIAGVVFKDGIVLGADTRATEGMVVADKNCSKIHFISPNIYCCGAGTAADTDMTTQLISSNLELHSLSTGRLPRVVTANRMLKQMLFRYQGYIGAALVLGGVDVSGPHLYSIYPHGSTDKLPYVTMGSGSLAAMAVFEDKYKPDMGEEEAKQLVRDAIAAGIFNDLGSGSNIDLCVISKNKLDFLRPYNVANKKGERYGKYRCEKGTTAVLAENVALLDLEVVDETVQTMDTS